In the Methylomonas rhizoryzae genome, one interval contains:
- a CDS encoding FkbM family methyltransferase, with amino-acid sequence MKTLINSMIPKRLLPIARKAYWTLFGSKRIDLSKEYESLNALQALKCKISYNRYGGYCVPLSSHHRPAAQKVLAKAVYEPDTIEYMLENCQSGDVVHAGTYFGDFLPALAKGIPGNAKVWAFEPNPENYRCARITLDLNGIENTVLTHAGLGEKQETRLIKTRDANGLALGGASRIVSGNTSDEIGTEAVRIVTIDDTVESDRTVSIIQLDVEGYEKEALAGALKTIRRCLPIIILEVLPNSTLLGSEWFSNNILSLGYKKIQDLHGNSVFSYKAAD; translated from the coding sequence ATGAAAACCTTAATTAACAGCATGATTCCCAAACGACTGCTTCCGATTGCCCGTAAGGCATATTGGACGCTGTTTGGATCGAAAAGAATTGATCTTTCGAAAGAGTATGAATCGTTAAATGCGCTGCAAGCATTAAAGTGCAAAATATCCTACAACCGATATGGCGGCTACTGCGTACCACTCTCCTCGCACCACCGCCCTGCGGCACAGAAAGTTCTTGCCAAGGCTGTATATGAACCCGACACCATCGAATATATGTTGGAAAACTGCCAAAGCGGTGATGTTGTCCATGCAGGAACTTATTTCGGTGACTTTTTACCGGCACTGGCGAAGGGCATTCCCGGAAATGCAAAAGTATGGGCATTCGAGCCCAATCCCGAGAACTACCGGTGCGCGAGAATTACCCTTGATCTTAATGGCATCGAAAACACGGTGTTAACCCATGCCGGTCTTGGAGAAAAGCAAGAAACTCGATTGATCAAAACCAGGGATGCTAACGGCCTCGCTTTGGGGGGAGCAAGCCGGATAGTTTCCGGAAACACGAGCGACGAAATAGGCACGGAGGCTGTCCGTATCGTCACGATAGATGATACGGTGGAATCAGACAGAACGGTTTCAATCATTCAACTCGATGTTGAAGGTTATGAAAAAGAGGCATTGGCGGGCGCGTTGAAAACCATAAGAAGGTGCCTCCCTATTATCATTCTTGAGGTCTTACCTAACAGTACTCTTTTAGGGAGTGAGTGGTTTTCGAACAACATTTTGAGCCTGGGCTATAAAAAAATCCAGGACTTACATGGGAACTCAGTATTCTCGTATAAGGCGGCTGACTAA
- a CDS encoding Lrp/AsnC family transcriptional regulator, translated as MQLDKYDKHILEILQSDGRISNQDLADRIGLSPSPCLRRVKALEEAGLIRSYRAILDGKALGLSLTALIQISMDRHTPERFEAFEAAVAEIPQVLECLLITGQAADYQLKVAVKDLDAYQDLLLKRITGIPGVSGVHSSFVLRRVVDKTALPVATA; from the coding sequence ATGCAATTAGATAAATACGACAAGCACATCCTGGAAATCTTGCAAAGCGACGGTCGCATCAGCAATCAAGACTTGGCCGACCGCATCGGATTATCGCCGTCGCCCTGTTTACGCAGGGTCAAAGCATTGGAAGAAGCCGGGCTGATTCGCAGTTACCGGGCGATTTTGGACGGCAAAGCGTTAGGTTTATCGTTGACCGCATTGATTCAAATCTCGATGGACAGGCACACCCCGGAACGCTTCGAAGCCTTCGAGGCTGCGGTCGCCGAAATTCCGCAGGTGCTGGAATGCCTGCTGATCACCGGCCAGGCCGCCGACTACCAGTTGAAGGTAGCGGTCAAGGATTTGGACGCTTATCAGGATTTGCTGCTGAAACGCATCACCGGCATTCCCGGCGTATCCGGCGTGCATTCCAGCTTCGTGTTGCGGCGGGTGGTCGATAAAACCGCACTGCCGGTTGCAACGGCATAA
- the leuA gene encoding 2-isopropylmalate synthase yields the protein MLADPSVKYRSFTPPALPDRQWPNRSIRQAPIWMSTDLRDGNQALFEPMDAARKLRLFRRLCAIGFKEIEVAFPSASHTDFDFVRSLIEQQLIPHDVSIEVLSHAREPLLRRTVAALQGAGRAIVHIVNPTSAQFRDLVLSMSRRQVLDMAVDAVRLVRELTAAQAQTEWRLQYSLEAFTATEAEFALEVCDAVSAAWDATPDNKIILNLPASVETATPNLFADQIEWMHRRIARRDSVILSIHPHNDRGTAVAAAELALMAGAERVEGCLFGNGERTGNVDLVTLAMNLYTQGVAPGLDFSDIDAVVCDYQACTGLNVPPRQPYAGDLVFTAFSGSHQDAIKKGLAAQQPGTVWNVPYLPFDPADVGRSYDALIRINSQSGKGGVAHLLEARYGMVLPRRMQMEFSRAVQDTADRHGGEIAPESLWQLFSQCYLNTDKPLRYRHHELYETAQGQGIRLSVNLDGNPREIDAVGNGPLDAALHALSGIGFAATVRSFEQRSLAPSSVAGNAAACAFVELASVSSGNIRYGVGIDANIVTASLRALCSALNRLATSVQRQTTHPDIVPLPAKVSAA from the coding sequence ATGTTAGCCGATCCATCCGTCAAATACCGATCATTTACGCCGCCGGCCTTGCCCGACCGGCAATGGCCCAATCGCAGCATCCGCCAAGCACCTATCTGGATGAGCACCGACTTGCGCGACGGCAACCAAGCACTGTTCGAACCGATGGACGCCGCCCGCAAATTGCGTTTGTTCCGCAGATTGTGTGCAATCGGTTTCAAAGAAATCGAGGTAGCGTTTCCGTCCGCGTCGCACACCGATTTCGACTTCGTGCGCAGCCTGATCGAACAACAGCTGATTCCGCACGACGTCAGCATAGAAGTGCTCAGCCACGCCCGCGAACCCTTGTTGCGCCGCACCGTCGCCGCTTTGCAGGGGGCCGGCCGCGCCATTGTGCATATCGTCAACCCGACTTCGGCACAATTTCGCGACCTGGTGCTAAGCATGAGCCGCCGGCAAGTATTAGACATGGCGGTCGACGCGGTGCGTTTGGTACGCGAACTGACCGCCGCCCAAGCGCAAACCGAATGGCGTTTGCAATACAGTCTGGAGGCTTTTACCGCCACCGAAGCCGAATTCGCGCTGGAGGTCTGCGACGCGGTCAGTGCCGCCTGGGACGCCACGCCGGACAATAAAATCATCTTGAATCTGCCGGCCTCGGTGGAAACCGCCACGCCCAATCTGTTCGCCGACCAAATTGAATGGATGCACCGGCGCATCGCCCGCCGCGATAGCGTCATCTTGAGCATACATCCGCACAACGACCGCGGCACCGCGGTGGCCGCGGCCGAATTGGCCTTGATGGCCGGCGCCGAACGAGTCGAAGGCTGTTTGTTCGGCAACGGCGAGCGCACCGGCAACGTCGATTTGGTGACCTTGGCGATGAATTTGTACACGCAGGGCGTGGCGCCGGGCCTGGATTTTTCCGACATCGACGCCGTGGTGTGCGATTACCAAGCCTGCACCGGTTTGAACGTACCGCCGCGCCAGCCTTACGCCGGCGATTTGGTGTTCACCGCTTTTTCCGGCTCGCATCAGGACGCGATAAAGAAGGGCCTGGCCGCACAACAGCCCGGCACGGTCTGGAACGTTCCTTATCTGCCGTTCGATCCCGCCGACGTCGGCCGCAGCTATGACGCGCTGATCCGCATCAACAGCCAATCCGGTAAAGGCGGCGTGGCTCATCTATTGGAAGCGCGTTACGGCATGGTGTTGCCGCGCCGCATGCAAATGGAATTCTCCCGCGCCGTGCAAGACACTGCCGACCGGCACGGCGGCGAGATAGCCCCCGAGAGCTTGTGGCAATTATTTTCCCAATGCTACCTAAACACCGATAAGCCGCTACGTTATCGGCACCACGAGTTGTACGAGACCGCTCAAGGCCAGGGCATACGCTTGAGTGTCAACCTCGACGGCAATCCACGCGAAATCGACGCGGTCGGCAACGGTCCTCTGGACGCCGCGCTGCATGCTTTGAGCGGTATCGGCTTTGCGGCGACGGTGCGCAGTTTCGAACAACGTTCGCTCGCCCCCAGCAGCGTCGCCGGCAATGCCGCAGCCTGCGCCTTTGTGGAACTGGCGTCGGTTAGCAGCGGTAACATTCGTTATGGTGTAGGCATAGACGCCAATATCGTCACCGCTTCTCTGCGGGCCTTGTGCAGCGCGCTGAACCGTTTGGCGACGTCAGTGCAGCGGCAAACCACGCACCCGGATATTGTCCCATTGCCGGCCAAGGTCTCTGCGGCCTAG
- a CDS encoding methyl-accepting chemotaxis protein has product MKTNSPPVTQREITYGPSTIITSATDPASRIVYVNDDFLKVSGYTQAEVLSQPHNIVRHPDMPKEAFADLWRTIKAGKPWMGIVKNRCKNGDHYWVDAFVTPRFDRGSIIGFESVRVQPDRAAVERAESVYAKLNSGNSPTSRFDRFSLPARLNLGLVFSLASIIGVAGALGWVEPARAIGLFVGISVVVWFWMRLMLRPLARAASEARRVVDNPIMQQVYTDDGTEVGQLLFALKMMKAKSRTIIRRLIQATEPLAGKANSTYQAIAAVSSAMNQQQAEIDQVGAAIHQMSASVGEVARNASSAAISANEVSRQSLQTLATVNETLDMMANVTAAVQQAEAVIQVLSEHSRRIGGVLDVIKGIAEQTNLLALNAAIEAARAGEQGRGFAVVADEVRTLAARTQQSTEEIQSMIGGLQSGVGNAVKEMASVREMAAQGAEHGKNSSQLLQDTAKSVEAINQLIVQIAAATDQQQTVAEDISRAVEAIGNLARSTTEHAGLASENSGSVSALSKELDMMVEQFEEPSN; this is encoded by the coding sequence ATGAAAACGAATAGCCCGCCGGTTACGCAACGGGAAATCACCTACGGCCCCTCCACTATCATTACCTCGGCGACCGATCCTGCCAGTCGCATCGTTTATGTTAACGACGATTTTTTAAAAGTCAGCGGTTATACGCAAGCAGAGGTACTCTCGCAGCCGCATAACATCGTCCGTCACCCGGATATGCCGAAAGAGGCGTTTGCCGACTTGTGGCGAACGATCAAAGCCGGAAAGCCATGGATGGGCATAGTGAAAAATCGTTGCAAAAACGGCGATCATTATTGGGTGGATGCCTTCGTTACTCCGCGCTTTGACCGAGGCAGCATCATCGGCTTCGAATCGGTGCGGGTGCAACCCGACCGAGCCGCGGTCGAACGTGCCGAGAGCGTTTACGCGAAATTGAATTCCGGTAACAGCCCCACCTCACGGTTCGACAGATTCAGCTTACCGGCAAGATTAAATCTTGGTTTGGTTTTCAGTCTGGCATCGATAATCGGCGTAGCGGGGGCACTGGGTTGGGTGGAGCCGGCAAGAGCAATTGGACTGTTTGTCGGCATTTCGGTGGTCGTTTGGTTTTGGATGCGGCTGATGCTGAGGCCGCTTGCCCGAGCGGCTTCGGAAGCCAGGCGGGTGGTCGACAATCCGATCATGCAACAGGTTTATACCGACGATGGTACCGAGGTGGGGCAGTTATTATTCGCGCTTAAAATGATGAAAGCCAAATCGCGAACGATTATTCGCCGGTTAATACAAGCAACCGAGCCCTTGGCAGGGAAGGCAAATTCCACTTACCAAGCGATTGCCGCGGTCAGTTCGGCGATGAATCAACAGCAGGCGGAAATCGACCAAGTAGGGGCGGCGATACATCAAATGAGCGCATCGGTCGGCGAAGTGGCGAGAAATGCTTCGAGTGCGGCAATTTCCGCTAACGAGGTGAGCCGGCAATCGTTGCAGACGCTGGCAACCGTCAACGAGACGCTGGATATGATGGCCAACGTAACGGCAGCGGTACAACAAGCCGAAGCAGTGATACAGGTGTTGTCGGAACACAGCAGACGGATAGGCGGGGTATTGGACGTGATCAAAGGTATCGCCGAACAAACCAATCTGTTGGCGTTGAACGCGGCAATCGAAGCCGCGCGGGCCGGCGAGCAAGGCCGTGGGTTTGCGGTGGTCGCCGACGAGGTGCGAACTTTGGCGGCGAGGACTCAACAATCGACGGAAGAGATTCAAAGCATGATAGGCGGGCTGCAATCGGGAGTCGGCAATGCGGTCAAAGAAATGGCCTCGGTACGCGAGATGGCGGCGCAAGGTGCCGAGCACGGTAAAAATTCCAGCCAATTACTGCAGGACACCGCCAAGTCGGTGGAAGCTATCAATCAGTTAATCGTGCAAATCGCCGCGGCGACCGATCAGCAACAAACGGTGGCCGAGGATATTTCCCGAGCCGTCGAAGCGATAGGCAATCTGGCTCGTTCCACCACCGAACATGCCGGTTTGGCGAGCGAAAATAGCGGTAGCGTTTCCGCACTCAGCAAAGAACTGGATATGATGGTGGAGCAATTCGAAGAGCCTTCGAACTGA
- a CDS encoding EF-hand domain-containing protein, producing MNINSLSSTHSAAAMSGMRPMQRPDPGKMAEDLFSKLDSKGQGYIEKSDLEAALGNIGNSNSTHASNSADEMFSALDGDGDGKVTQQEMAATFEKIASELDGPFPRMRMQGQGDMPPPPPEAGQEQQDPGFSKEQLTELSQSSDTGDSKMTEMFGQLAENFDAADSNGDGKISHDEAMAYQQANDSSQPVDDTGNSRTDGSQSDTDRQLLKTMMDLFHAYSGYGDSSENNGFSASA from the coding sequence ATGAACATCAACAGCCTCAGCAGTACCCATTCCGCGGCCGCCATGTCCGGCATGCGGCCCATGCAACGGCCGGATCCTGGCAAAATGGCCGAAGATTTATTTTCCAAACTGGACAGCAAAGGCCAAGGCTATATCGAAAAATCGGACTTGGAAGCGGCTTTAGGCAATATCGGCAATTCCAACAGCACTCATGCAAGCAATTCGGCCGACGAAATGTTTTCCGCGCTGGACGGCGACGGCGACGGCAAAGTCACGCAGCAGGAAATGGCCGCTACTTTCGAGAAAATCGCCTCGGAACTGGACGGGCCTTTTCCGCGCATGCGCATGCAAGGCCAAGGCGACATGCCGCCTCCGCCCCCCGAAGCGGGTCAGGAGCAACAGGACCCAGGTTTTAGTAAAGAGCAATTGACCGAGCTATCGCAAAGCAGCGACACGGGCGATAGCAAAATGACCGAAATGTTCGGCCAATTGGCGGAAAATTTCGACGCAGCCGACAGCAATGGCGACGGTAAAATCAGCCACGACGAAGCCATGGCTTACCAACAAGCCAACGATAGCTCGCAACCCGTCGACGACACCGGCAACAGCCGGACAGACGGCAGCCAATCCGACACCGACCGGCAATTGCTAAAAACCATGATGGATTTGTTTCACGCTTATAGCGGTTACGGCGATAGCTCGGAAAACAACGGATTTTCGGCTTCCGCATAA
- a CDS encoding alpha/beta hydrolase, with translation MSVLPLSFGRRLAAAALILSTAACSQRPALLSADEQQAKTQAMIADGGYFATGRHGVIAAQDHWRRAADIVDVSVLVPAMPGQYPLIVYLPGLGEQADAGKLWREYWAKAGYVVVSLQPKEIADALIQIGPPPAATESGGFWPDFGGRTDESDEDDDEQRGKRRAADARASELRYIGHQLFAVDALQKRLDLTLWALEQCLERSRNRQGLYAKADPQRLLLAGYDLGAQTVAALIGERNGPAPASAPPTALAAVLLSPSADPALGTAAQRYQDIQRPFLAVTSDTDHDPYAISSPQIRTAIWQYAPAGGKWLLQLKNAEHRLLAGTGFALPSAEHGHDRGRGRNGPPAGGPPGYTGSAGFGGPGGPGGGHGGPPGAGRGTGGPDDEDGEPGGASAAIAAIYCVTLAFFDDIAKQDNFAELWLRQNAGPWLGKTGRLQWK, from the coding sequence ATGTCCGTTTTACCGCTCTCGTTCGGCCGCCGTTTGGCAGCGGCTGCCTTGATCCTGTCGACCGCAGCCTGCAGCCAGCGCCCAGCGTTATTGTCGGCAGACGAACAACAGGCAAAAACCCAAGCCATGATCGCCGACGGCGGCTATTTCGCGACCGGCCGGCACGGGGTGATTGCCGCACAAGACCATTGGCGCCGCGCTGCCGACATCGTGGACGTTTCGGTACTCGTACCCGCCATGCCCGGCCAATACCCCTTGATCGTGTATTTGCCGGGTTTGGGGGAACAAGCGGATGCCGGCAAATTGTGGCGCGAATATTGGGCTAAAGCCGGTTACGTGGTGGTTAGTCTGCAGCCTAAAGAGATCGCCGACGCCCTGATTCAAATCGGCCCGCCGCCCGCCGCCACGGAATCCGGCGGCTTTTGGCCCGACTTCGGCGGCCGGACCGACGAAAGCGACGAAGACGACGACGAACAACGCGGCAAACGCCGGGCGGCAGACGCCCGCGCCAGCGAACTGCGCTATATCGGCCATCAATTATTCGCTGTCGATGCCTTGCAAAAGCGCCTGGATTTGACGTTATGGGCGCTCGAGCAATGCCTGGAACGCAGTCGCAATCGCCAAGGTTTATACGCCAAAGCCGACCCGCAACGCTTGCTGTTGGCCGGTTACGACCTGGGCGCGCAAACCGTCGCCGCCTTGATCGGCGAACGTAACGGTCCGGCGCCGGCTTCAGCGCCGCCGACGGCTTTGGCCGCCGTGTTGCTCAGTCCTAGCGCCGACCCGGCTCTAGGCACGGCCGCCCAGCGTTACCAAGACATTCAGCGCCCGTTTTTAGCCGTTACGTCGGACACCGACCACGATCCTTACGCGATCAGTTCGCCGCAAATCCGCACCGCCATCTGGCAATACGCCCCGGCCGGCGGCAAATGGTTGCTACAGCTCAAAAATGCCGAACACCGATTGCTGGCCGGCACCGGTTTCGCTCTGCCGAGCGCCGAACACGGTCACGACCGCGGCCGTGGTCGCAACGGACCGCCCGCCGGCGGCCCGCCGGGCTACACCGGCAGCGCGGGCTTCGGCGGCCCTGGAGGCCCCGGCGGCGGTCACGGCGGTCCTCCCGGCGCGGGACGCGGGACCGGCGGACCGGATGATGAGGACGGTGAACCGGGCGGCGCCTCAGCCGCGATTGCGGCCATCTACTGCGTTACCCTGGCGTTCTTCGACGATATCGCCAAACAGGATAATTTCGCCGAGCTGTGGTTGCGGCAAAATGCCGGCCCTTGGCTGGGAAAAACGGGGCGATTACAATGGAAATAA
- a CDS encoding efflux transporter outer membrane subunit has product MNRTKPQHMEPNTARIVAISLSMLLPGCMLGPDYQAPSPELPNAWRQAGHSAPAAAAADDPRWWQTFDDPVLSRLIVMAQTGNRDLKQAAARVEEAKARRELAFANLLPTSSLTTSVNQTGSAKAAGISAGSTGIGRTFEHYSHTLSASWELDLFGKLRRSLEAAEATEQAAQEDLYAVLVSLYAEVAQTYIELRGYQERLTITETNLATQTDTYEITQWRQMAGLSTQLDVEQAKVTLENTRASLPSLRSSLQQAKHNLAKLTGQAPDALYQLLARPAPIPVANRDIALGIPADLLRQRPDVRQAERKLAAQTAQIGVAEAANYPDFTLSGSIGLDSLAFANLYTASAKAFQMAAKSALVLLDGGRIRANVAIQSALQQQALGFYEQTLLTALSEVENGLIAYREESQRQDALKVAVEAGDNALAIAKLQYQAGTSDFQAVLETQRALLNNQLQLAQSRADLASYLVQVYKALGGGWQTRITPPTGEQEDHERS; this is encoded by the coding sequence ATGAACAGGACAAAACCGCAGCACATGGAACCCAACACCGCCCGCATCGTCGCCATCAGCCTCAGCATGCTGCTACCGGGCTGCATGCTGGGGCCGGATTACCAAGCGCCGTCCCCCGAACTGCCTAACGCTTGGCGCCAAGCCGGCCATTCCGCGCCGGCCGCTGCAGCGGCCGATGACCCACGCTGGTGGCAAACCTTTGACGACCCGGTGTTAAGCCGTTTGATCGTGATGGCACAAACCGGCAACCGCGACCTGAAACAAGCGGCCGCCCGCGTCGAGGAAGCCAAAGCCCGCCGAGAGCTGGCGTTCGCCAATTTACTGCCGACCTCGTCGCTGACCACCTCGGTCAATCAAACCGGCAGTGCCAAAGCCGCCGGAATCAGCGCCGGCTCCACCGGTATCGGTCGCACTTTCGAACATTACAGCCATACCTTGAGCGCCAGTTGGGAGCTGGACCTATTCGGTAAATTGCGCCGCAGTCTGGAAGCCGCCGAAGCCACGGAACAAGCCGCCCAGGAAGATTTGTACGCGGTACTGGTCAGCTTGTATGCGGAAGTCGCGCAAACCTACATCGAATTGCGCGGCTACCAGGAGCGGCTGACCATCACCGAAACCAACTTGGCCACACAAACCGACACTTACGAGATTACTCAATGGCGGCAGATGGCAGGCTTGAGTACCCAACTGGACGTCGAACAAGCCAAAGTCACGTTGGAAAATACCCGCGCCAGTTTGCCCAGCCTGCGCAGTTCGCTGCAGCAAGCCAAACACAACCTGGCGAAATTGACCGGCCAAGCCCCGGACGCCTTGTACCAGTTGTTGGCACGGCCGGCGCCGATTCCGGTCGCCAACCGCGACATCGCTCTGGGCATACCGGCGGATTTACTTAGGCAACGCCCGGACGTGCGGCAAGCCGAACGCAAGCTGGCGGCGCAAACTGCGCAAATCGGCGTTGCCGAAGCGGCCAATTACCCGGATTTCACCCTGTCCGGTTCAATCGGGCTGGATTCTTTGGCATTTGCCAATTTGTACACCGCCAGTGCCAAAGCCTTTCAAATGGCCGCCAAATCCGCGTTGGTGCTGCTGGACGGCGGGCGGATTCGCGCTAACGTAGCGATTCAGAGCGCGCTGCAACAACAAGCCTTGGGGTTTTACGAACAGACATTATTGACCGCGTTGAGCGAGGTGGAAAACGGCCTGATTGCTTACCGGGAGGAAAGCCAACGCCAAGACGCACTGAAGGTCGCGGTGGAAGCCGGCGATAACGCCCTGGCCATCGCCAAATTGCAATACCAGGCCGGCACCAGCGATTTTCAAGCGGTGTTGGAAACCCAGCGCGCCCTGCTCAACAATCAATTGCAATTAGCGCAAAGCCGGGCCGACCTCGCCAGCTATTTAGTGCAAGTCTACAAAGCCCTGGGTGGCGGCTGGCAAACCCGCATCACACCGCCAACAGGAGAACAGGAGGATCATGAACGATCATAA
- a CDS encoding efflux RND transporter periplasmic adaptor subunit, which translates to MNDHNSPDSDDIADVLGMRPTPSQPLRKGLAWFLALALGLAIWLALNGESETVAYQTESARRGTLSVTVSATGTLAPLKEVQVGIEVSGTIKSVEVDYNDQVEVGQVLARLDTTRLEAQSLQAQAALAAAKAKVQQVQATVKEAEVQLAKLLNVRELSGGKVPSQYDLDAAEATLARARADQASATASVEQAQGTLNVNLTDLTKAVVKSPINGVVLTRSVEPGQTVASQFQAPVLFTLAEDLTQMELQVDVDEADVGLVKPGQHAEFSVDAYPDRTFPAEIVQVRYGAETVDGVVTYKTVLRVDNAELSLRPGMTATAIITVERHNDALLIPNGALRFTPPKPATEDEANGGILGALLPHPPRSETGRAVSAASDNRQTLWTLQNGNLTAVEIDKGASDGRYTEVVSGNLPEGAAIVTGLASKP; encoded by the coding sequence ATGAACGATCATAACTCACCCGACTCGGACGATATCGCCGACGTTCTAGGCATGCGTCCCACGCCATCGCAGCCGCTGCGCAAAGGCCTGGCTTGGTTTTTGGCCTTGGCCTTGGGACTTGCAATTTGGCTGGCATTAAACGGCGAATCCGAAACCGTCGCTTACCAAACCGAAAGTGCGCGCCGCGGCACGTTGTCGGTAACGGTCAGTGCTACCGGCACCCTGGCGCCGCTCAAGGAAGTGCAAGTCGGCATCGAGGTATCGGGTACCATCAAAAGCGTGGAGGTGGATTACAACGACCAAGTCGAAGTCGGCCAGGTGTTGGCCCGGCTGGACACTACCCGGCTGGAGGCACAATCGCTGCAGGCGCAGGCCGCCTTGGCGGCGGCCAAGGCCAAAGTGCAGCAAGTGCAGGCCACGGTCAAGGAAGCCGAAGTGCAACTGGCCAAACTGTTGAACGTAAGGGAACTCAGCGGCGGCAAAGTGCCGTCGCAGTACGACCTGGACGCCGCCGAGGCCACCCTGGCCCGCGCCCGGGCCGACCAAGCTTCCGCGACCGCCAGCGTGGAACAGGCGCAAGGCACCTTGAACGTCAATTTGACCGACTTGACCAAAGCCGTAGTCAAATCGCCGATCAACGGCGTGGTGCTGACCCGCTCGGTGGAGCCGGGCCAAACGGTTGCCTCGCAATTTCAAGCGCCGGTATTGTTCACCCTAGCCGAGGATTTGACGCAAATGGAATTACAGGTCGACGTGGACGAAGCTGACGTCGGCTTGGTCAAGCCCGGCCAGCACGCCGAATTCAGCGTGGACGCCTACCCGGATCGCACTTTTCCGGCCGAAATCGTGCAAGTGCGTTACGGTGCCGAAACCGTGGACGGCGTGGTCACTTACAAAACCGTGCTACGGGTGGACAACGCCGAATTGTCGCTACGCCCCGGCATGACCGCGACCGCCATCATCACCGTGGAACGCCACAACGACGCACTATTGATTCCCAACGGCGCCTTGCGTTTTACCCCGCCTAAACCGGCGACCGAAGACGAAGCAAACGGCGGCATCTTGGGCGCCCTGCTGCCGCACCCGCCGCGCTCGGAAACCGGTCGGGCCGTTTCGGCGGCCAGCGACAACCGGCAAACGCTATGGACATTACAAAACGGTAACTTGACCGCCGTCGAAATCGACAAGGGCGCCAGCGACGGCCGCTATACCGAAGTCGTTTCCGGCAATTTGCCGGAAGGCGCCGCCATCGTCACCGGACTGGCAAGCAAACCGTGA
- a CDS encoding ABC transporter ATP-binding protein yields the protein MSISGPLLELQAVHKRYGSGDAVMHALRGVSLRIFPGEFLAVMGPSGSGKSTCMNILGCMDQPSAGRYWFRGVDVGGLSRDQRTLLRRHYLGFIFQGFNLLNRTSALENVEMPLIYRGMPAKERHAAALQALDTVGLRGWERHMPNQLSGGQQQRVAIARAIVTRPLLLLADEPTGNLDSQRSREIMQLLSAFNRDLGITVVMVTHEADMAAYAKRVVLFRDGLIAQDGAENGTC from the coding sequence GTGAGTATTAGCGGCCCGTTGCTGGAATTGCAAGCCGTACACAAACGCTACGGCAGCGGCGACGCCGTCATGCACGCCTTGCGCGGCGTCAGTTTGCGCATATTTCCCGGCGAATTTTTGGCCGTTATGGGACCAAGCGGCTCGGGCAAAAGCACGTGCATGAACATCTTGGGCTGCATGGACCAACCCAGCGCCGGCCGTTATTGGTTTCGCGGCGTCGACGTCGGCGGCCTGTCGCGCGACCAGCGTACCCTGCTGCGCCGGCATTATCTGGGGTTTATTTTTCAAGGCTTTAATCTGCTGAACCGTACCTCGGCCCTGGAAAACGTGGAAATGCCGCTGATTTACCGCGGCATGCCGGCCAAGGAACGACACGCCGCCGCGTTGCAGGCTTTAGACACGGTCGGTTTGCGCGGCTGGGAACGTCACATGCCCAACCAGCTGTCGGGCGGTCAACAGCAGCGGGTAGCCATCGCCAGGGCCATCGTCACCCGACCGTTGCTGCTGCTGGCGGACGAGCCGACCGGCAATCTGGACAGTCAACGCAGCCGGGAAATCATGCAATTGTTGAGCGCCTTTAACCGCGACTTAGGCATTACCGTGGTCATGGTTACCCACGAGGCCGACATGGCGGCTTACGCCAAGCGGGTGGTGCTTTTTCGCGACGGTTTGATCGCCCAAGACGGCGCGGAGAACGGAACATGCTGA